In Methylomonas sp. UP202, the DNA window GAGGAGAGATCGCTTAGAGTTGAAATGTCCGCCAGAATGATGTTCGTTTCATCGACAGAAGATAATGAAACCGATTCATCCATCCCAATATTTTCGGCGTCCAGTTTATAAAAAAAATCGTCTAACTCTGATTCAAGGGCGGCGAATCGTTGAACAGACCTGTTGACTGCGAATGCGAAACAGGATGCTGTCGCATCGTCCGAAGGGTCGGCCATGGCGAGTGCCACATTCCTTGGGTCAATGCCTAATGGCAATACTTTTTTAGTCCTTAGGAAATGTGGATTAAGGCGATCGATAGATATTATTGACTCAGGGAAGTCCGGTCTTCGAACGACATCAATCTCTAACATTTCCGCAAAAACCTTCGCCATTTCGTACTCAGTGATCAAGCCTAATTTGGTAGCTACGGCAGAGAATGGGGTTTTTGAAGCCCGTGCTGCGGACCGGGCTCTGTCAATGGCCTCAGTAGTCATCAGTCGCTTTTCGAGTAGCAGTTCAACCAAATTTTCTTCTGTGGAACGATGGGCGAGTGTGTTATCGGTCATGATCGAGGGTTATCCGTGCAAAAAACAGAAAATGTCAATGATCATAAAAGTTCCTTATTCGCAGGCGTTGAGCGTCATATTGCTTGTCGTCCCAACCAATGTGGAGCCATCGCAACTCTAAAATAAGCCCAATCCTAAACCGGGCAGTCAATATTTTTTTCAAAATAGGCTTGCAGGGTACGAAATTTTTCGTTAGATTACAAACCACGACTGAGGTTTAATGCTAATCAGGTTTAAGTCAAGCAGGCGGTGGGATGTGTCTCCTTAATCGACCGACCTAGCGCGTAGTCGAGCCGGTCAGCGTGAAGAAGACGACAGGGCAACAAGTTGTCGATATTCAACGGCTGTTGCAGACCTATTTATAAAGCGTTTCGCCAGACATTTTTAATACGATCACTCAAAGAGGGAAAACGATGAGCAGTTCTGTAGTGTGTGTGAGCAAACCCAAAATTCATTTGGACACGGCCGCCATCAGGCGGCGTTTTTTTGCGGGGTTGTTTTTGATCGGTCTGATGGGGCCTGCTTGGGCAGGATCCGTGGCCTACACCTATGACACCCTGGGTCGTATTACCCAAGCCGCCTACAGCACCGGGGTCGTGATTGCCTATTACTACGATGCCGCCGGCAATCGCAGCAGTTATGTAATTAGCGGCGCTCCTAGTTAGTCCAAATAGATTTCCTCGATTTTTTCCGCTCTAACGCGTTTTGTCTGTTTTCAGATAAACCTTAGCGTGGCTGTTTGTGATTGTCCAAAATTTACAAATTAAACCTGAAGGCCTGAAGGAACAGTTCTGACCGGCCTTACACACATGGAGTATATGGATATGTTACGTCGGTATGTAAATGGTGTCGTTTTACTCACCTTGTTGTTGATGGCAGGTTTTGTCCAAGCAGAAAGCATTTTGAGATGGGATTCAGGTGCTCAACCGAGTGCCAAATCCAGGAACGCTCCGGCCGCGCAGTTGCGTGGCGTCATTGGCGTTACTTTCCCGCCGATCTCCCCCGAAGAATCCGAACAGGCGATACAAAGAGTAGTATTACCTTCCAACTTGAATCAAGTGCAGGAGGGGCTCGCGAATGCGACATTGGCAACCCGCGCGTTGCGAATAAGCGGGGATTCAGCACCTTCAGGGCCAGGTTCTATTCCAGAATTGGCCAGAGCTTTGAAAAACGACCCGGATTTGATCTACGAATACGTCCGTAACAATATTGAATACTATCCTATTTGGGGGATACAAAAAGGTGCTGTGGGTACTGTCTTGGATAACCAGGGAACGGCCTTCGACCAAGCGGCTCTCATGGTGTCGTTATTACGTCAGGCCGGTTTTACGGCCAGTTATATATTAGGCCGTATTACACTCACGCCGGCGCAAGTTAACCAGTGGCTTGGCGTTGACGTTGGTAATGCTTGCGCCGTGAGTAAACTTTTTTCAGCTGGGAGAATACCCGCCACTGTATATATAGCTGCGGCTGGAAGTTGCGCTCCTGGATCAGCACCTATAGCGGTATCCAGCGTAAATAGCAGTCATGTTTGGGTCAAAGTCAATATAGGCGGTACAAACTATTATTTTGATCCCAGCTTTAAGCCGCACACCCTTAAGGCAGGCATTAATCTGTCTACGGCTAGCGGATATAATGCGCCGGGCTATCTCGCTCAGGCGATGACCGGCGCGACTCTGACGACAGACTACCTCCAAGGCGTCAATCGCACCAATATCCGCAACAACCTCGACACGTATTCCAAAAACTTAACTAATTACTTACGAGCCAATCAACCAGCCGGTACGCTGGATGATGTCGTGGGCGGCATGTCCATTACGCCGCATAGCAGCGGCAACTTGCGGCAGACTACTCTGCCCTATCAAGATACCTCGGTGGCTGTGACCGAATGGACAACGGACATCCCTGCCAATTACAAGCCTACTTTGCAAATACAATACCAAGGTATTAACCAAACCTATACTTCGGATTTTATTTACGGCAAAAGGCTGACGATTACCTACAACGGTTCTAATCAACCGGTGTTGATGTTGGATGGCGTATTACAGGCAACAGGAACTGCCGTGACGCCAGCCGCCGATCCAAATAATGATCCATCGATTGTTTTTACGATGACCCACAACGCTTATGGCGGGGATACTGACGCGAATCAATCCTTTGAACAAAAAATTAGACCTGGCGGTACCTTCTTGATCGGTAACGGCTGGGGGCCGGCGGGTCGCGGCTTGGTCGAACTGCACCACCAACGCTTAATTGAGGCGAAGGCGGCTGGCAATTCAGATACCTCGGAAATTGTTTTAGGCTCTAGTTTGGCCGTATTATCGTCAAGCTGGATCGCACAAGTAGATGCGGCGGACTATGTGGCCGATCGTATCGCCAAAACCAATACCGTCTTTCATCACCAAGTCGGTATTGCTGGCTACAACACCACTCCTTATGTCGATTTGCCGGGCAATGTGTTGGGCGTGGTCAGTCAGGCCGGCGATACTGCTAAGGAAAAGGCAGTCATCTACAGCAATTCGATGCATTCCAGCATCTTCGAATCCACGGCGGTGCAACAAACCGCTGGCGTCAGTGCGGTATCCACCGTTAAATTGATCGACATGGCGGCGCTCAATAATGACAAAATCTACGATGCAACCGCAGCCAACTATTCCACAGCGGTTCAACCCAATTTATTGTCCTGTACGTCCTGGCTGACAAG includes these proteins:
- a CDS encoding RHS repeat domain-containing protein translates to MSSSVVCVSKPKIHLDTAAIRRRFFAGLFLIGLMGPAWAGSVAYTYDTLGRITQAAYSTGVVIAYYYDAAGNRSSYVISGAPS